The sequence GATAATTCCGTTTCTCCGCAGGTATCCTCAACGCCTCTATATCGAATGGTTTAACCCTCATTGTATGGGTCATCGACTTGTCCCCCCGCAACACGGGCGAAAAAAGCGGCTTGCCGTCTCTGGCTACCAATTTTCCACGATAAAACACCATCTCTGCCTGATATTTAGCAAGGTCACCGGTTACCACGAGATTTGCAATATAGCCCGGTGCAATCGCTCCCCGGCCAGGGATTCTGAAGTAATCAGCGGTATTTATCGTGGCCAGTTGTATGGCGCGCACTGGATCCAGCCCCAGTTTAATTGCCTTCCTTACCACTGCATCTATATCGCCATCTCGCAACAGGTCGGCACAGCTGCGGTCATCGACAACGAACAAACATCTTTTGTATGTCTTATCGGTCACCAGCGGAAGGAGTTCCTCTAGATTCTTCTCCGAGGAACCTTCCCGGATCATCACATACATGCCCCGCCTAAGCTTCTCCCTTGCCTCCTCAAGGGAGATGGATTCATGGTCGGAAAGGATGCCACAGGCGATGTAGGCGTTGAGGCCCTTCCCCCTAAGCCCTGGGGCATGCCCATCGACCACCCTGCCCTGCGATGCAGCTATCTTTGCCAAAACCTCCCCATCGGCAGCCAGCACGCCGGGGAAGTTCATTACCTCCCCCAGCCCAATGGTGTTCTCCCATGATAGGGCGGAGGCAATATCCTCTGCCGTAAGCCTGGTACCAGAGGTCTCAAGTGGGGTTGCGGGGACACAGGAGGGTACCATGAAGTAAAGGTCCAGGGGTATGTGCCTTGCCGAGTCGAGCATGTATTTCGCACCCTCGAGCCCCTTAACATTGGTGATCTCATGGAGGTCAGTCACTATGGCTGAAACGCCGCGTGGAACCACTACCTCAGCATATCGGGCGATGTGCAGCATGGAGCTTTCGGGATGTATGTGACCATCTATCA comes from Dehalococcoidia bacterium and encodes:
- the ade gene encoding adenine deaminase, with the translated sequence MSIEKLIQVAKGEASADLILANARVVNTLSGEIEEGNVAIYGERIAGIGDYQLGGEVIDLAGKYLSPSLIDGHIHPESSMLHIARYAEVVVPRGVSAIVTDLHEITNVKGLEGAKYMLDSARHIPLDLYFMVPSCVPATPLETSGTRLTAEDIASALSWENTIGLGEVMNFPGVLAADGEVLAKIAASQGRVVDGHAPGLRGKGLNAYIACGILSDHESISLEEAREKLRRGMYVMIREGSSEKNLEELLPLVTDKTYKRCLFVVDDRSCADLLRDGDIDAVVRKAIKLGLDPVRAIQLATINTADYFRIPGRGAIAPGYIANLVVTGDLAKYQAEMVFYRGKLVARDGKPLFSPVLRGDKSMTHTMRVKPFDIEALRIPAEKRNYPIIEIVSNQIITKKLAERSKVAGGFVVPDPERDILKLVVVERHKATGNIGLGLVKGVGLKRGALASSIAHDSHNIIAVGVEDNDIFIAVKEIERLEGGLVIAADGKILDALPLPIAGLLSEEPLETVVNKLEKLEKTAADLGAKLASPFATISFLALPVIPELRLTDKGLVDVVEFKLLK